GCGACACCAGGAAAGACCAGACCAAACCTGCGCCGAAGAATGAGTCGATCCACGTGGACCACCGTTCGACGTTGATCGCTGCGGCCACTGCCAGGGCGAACAGCACGACGGTCGTCGCAGCCGCCGATGCGCTGCGGGTGCGCCGCCAGCGGACCGCGCGGATGATGCCAGCCAGGGTCAGCACGCCGGCCGCGGCCGGGCCGGCGAGGATCGCCGCGAGTGGCATCAGCCGAACGCGTCCGCGAGAACGCCCGGCCGGGTAGCGCGTCGATAGCCGGCCCGTCGGCGCAGCTCGTAGCAGAGCAGTGCAGCGAACTGCTCCGCCTCCCACTCGATGTGATCCCACTCGACGCGGCTACGGCGCCGGCGCAGCGTCCATGCGAACGCGGAGGTGTCCGCGTTCGGCGCCCACCGGTTCAGTGGCACCGCCACGCCTTCGTGGCCCAGCATCATGTGGCCGAGTTCGTGGGCCACCGCGCGGTCCCGGGTAGGCAGGCCGCGTCTGACGGCGATCGAGTCCGCATCAGGCCACCAGTACCACTGTGCGGTGATCGCGCTGGGAAGGTTTGCCTCCAAGTCGAGATAGACCGGGCGGTCGCGCAGCTGCTCGATTGCC
The Tomitella fengzijianii genome window above contains:
- a CDS encoding ImmA/IrrE family metallo-endopeptidase; this translates as MLDRADACGADQTTPAGVLPAIEQLRDRPVYLDLEANLPSAITAQWYWWPDADSIAVRRGLPTRDRAVAHELGHMMLGHEGVAVPLNRWAPNADTSAFAWTLRRRRSRVEWDHIEWEAEQFAALLCYELRRRAGYRRATRPGVLADAFG